The Rhodopirellula halodulae genome includes the window TTCGATCAAAGTGGGGATGGCGGGTTCGCCGAGGCCTTCGAGTTGCAACGCCGCGTCGGCGGCCTTGGCGGGGTTTTTCATTTGTTCGCCGAGCTTGGTCAGGCGAATTTGTGTGCCGGATGATTCTGGAGCGACGCCGATGGCACGCACCACGGTCATCAGCCGCGCGACGTTGTTGCGGTATCGCGGGTGAACGTCCAATTCGATGAAGTCATCTTCGATCGGTTCGGCGATGCCTCGTCGTGTGGTGCCATCAAAGAAATAAAACCGAGCGTTGATGGCTTGTGCGATTGCGGCTGACATCTTGACGTGTTGATAGTCCGGACGAAGCACCAGACCGAGCTTACGATCGTTTTGAATCATGCCGCCCGAAAGGACTGATCCTTGAACTCGCAGGGCTCCGTCTTCGTCGCCTTCGTGGTCAGCTCGCGTCAACACGGGGCCAGTGGCGATGGCCAACACATCGCTGCTGCGGATCGCGCTGTCGAGCACCTTTTGGTGACGCATGCGAGTGTCCAGCAACCATCCACCGTGCAAATCGGTGGCTTCGGTTTTGGGTGGCGTCAGGATTTCCAGGTCAATGACATCGCCGCGGCGGGCGCCCGGCGGGATGACACCTCGGACTTGGACCAAAGCGGTGTCAGTTTGTTCCAAAAACTCATTCGGGTTGGGGATTTCGTTGCGTTTCATTTCCTCCAGCAGCATTTCGCGAAAGCTGGATGGCAGTGCGGGGCCGCCGGTGTTGGGCAGAGCGTTCACCACCGCGACTCCGTTGATCCGAACGCTTTGCATCCCGTGAGGAATCGCGGCTTCGCGAACCAAATCCGGTGGATCAGGAACCTTGAGCAACTTGGACAGTTGAGGATTCTTCGAATCGTCGTCCTTGTTGCGATTCCACAACGACGTGCAGCCAGCGGCGTGCGTGAGCACAAGTGTGAGACAAACCAGCCTGAGAAAACGGTTTCGAAGAAGAAATGTTGCAATCATGAGCTGGCAAGGACGTGCGTCGATGGATTTTGGCCACAGTTGCTGTTGGAAGTAGTCAATCCGAGCGAGCCACCACAAGACCAGCCATCCCGTGCGAGGTGGACAGGGCGTTAAAATACGGGTGCGATTGCGGTCCAGACGACAATACGCGATTTCCCACCTCGTTCCGACGATTTCCTCTTCATTGATGGACGCATGACTCAATTCGTGCAGCGAAAACCAGCGTATCCGTTCGTGATCTTCGTATCGCGTCGTTGGGGATGGTGTGTTTGGTTGGTTTGCTTGGTGTGTTCGCTGAACGTTTCCGCGGGTGGATTTGCGAAGCAAAAAACAGCCGTCACGCAATCCACAGTCGAGACACAATTCACGGTCGAGCAGACGGGGGACGTTGAACCGGGCGACGTTGAACAACGGGATGCCATTCGCCGAGGCTGGGAGGTATTGACCGAATTGCCACTGTTGCCAGGTGATTTCTCACAGGAGGTCATCGATGACATTTGGCGAAGTTGGCCACCGGAGGCTCGCGCCAAAGCCGCGCAAGCGTCACTCGAGGAACGTCAGCGATTGATCTATCAACGCTATGGGCTGTCGCCCCGGCCAACGCTGCGGGTTGAATCATCGGAGACCGGGGACTTGGTGGCGAGATTTGACTTGGACGAGTCGGTACTCAGAAAAGGCAATCAACCGAATTATCCGGGCCCACCGATGCAGTATGTCGTGGATGAAGACGGCCAATGGACAATGAACTGTTTGTCGTGCCACGGAGGTTCGGTCTACGGCGTGCCAACGCCGGGAGCCCCGAACAACCGGTATGCGTTACAAACATTGACCGAGGAAGTTCGCAGCACCAAGTTCCGAATGGGCAAACCTCTTGGGCGGATGGAATTGGGATCCATGGTGATTCCGCTGGGGACGACCAATGGAACGACCAACGCGGTGGTGTTTGGCATGGGACTGATGCACTACCGCGACGCGAATTTGAACGTTGTTCAGCGGACTCCGGTGTCATTCACTCACCACGACATGGATGCACCGCCGTGGTGGCATTTTCACAAGCGACCCTATCTGTACATCGATGGATTTGCACAGAAAGGCCATCGCGGGCTGATGCAGTTCACGCTGGTTCCGGAGAACGGGCCGGACTTCTATCGAGACAACGAAGATCACTTCCGAGACGTTTTCGCGTTTCTGTCTGCGCTTCGGCCGCCCAAGTACGAAGGCCCGATCGACGAGGACTTGGCCGAAACGGGACGTCATCTTTTCAACGACAACTGTTCTCGTTGTCACGGAACCTACGGGGCCGGTGGGGACTATCCGAATCAAATGGTGCCGATCGATGAAATCGGCACGGATCCGGTTCGCTTCGAAGCCCTGACCGTCGCGGGACGCCAAACCTATGCTGATTCTTGGTTCGCCCGGGATGCGAAGGGTGTGCGGCAGGAAACGCTGGTCGATCCTGAGGGTTACGTGGCACCGCCACTGGACGGCGTTTGGGCCAGCCCGCCTTATTTTCACAACGGCAGCGTGCCGACGCTTTGGCACGTGTTGCACCCCGAGGATCGCCCTCAACTTTGGCGTCGGGTGGATGAGTCGATGGACGAGGAGCGAGTTGGGTTCAAAATCGAATTGGCTGAGAAGGTGCCGTTGACCCAACCCGATGTTCAAGTCCGCCGCAGCTACTTCGACACGTCACGGGTTGGAAAGAGCGCCAAGGGGCACGACTATCCGAACGAGCTGACTGAACCGGAGAAGCAAGCCGTGTTGGAATACCTCAAAACGTTGTGATTGACTTGATTCGAAATTGGCATTTTTGCTAATGACGGGACAGGTCTCGTCCTTCAGTCCTTTGGCGATGCATTCGACAGATGACTGAAGCGAGCGGAGGCCCGGTTAAACAGCCCACACCGTCAGTTTCGATTCAGGAATAGGTTTTGATGAACAGTTCGCTTCGCTTCGGATTGATCGCAATCCTCGCCGTGGCCGCAACCGGATTGGTTGGGTCTTCGTCCGCCACTGCTCAGACGTCTCCGTTTCTGCGAATGTTCAAACGCGGGAAGCAGGTCGAAGCGGACCAAAACAAGACTTATTCATTGAGCGAAGAAGAAGGCCCGTGGTTGATCCTGGCACACACGTTTGTGGGTGCGGGGTCGAAAGAGCGTGCCGAGCGTTTGGCGTTGGAAGTTCGTCAAAACCTGAACTTGCCCGCTTACATCTATGAAGAGGAGTTTGATTTCTCCGGCGAAGTGGCCGCACCTTCATCGGGCATTCAGGTGACCGGTGGCACGCAGGCACCGCGTCGTCGCATGCGTTACGCCAATGCGATCCAATATGAAGCCCACGCTGTCTTGGTTGGTGAGTATGACCACTCGGAACATCCACAGGTCGCAGATGACTTGAAGCGAATCAAATCAGCCACCCTGCCAATCTTCAATGACGACAAGGAGATGGCTGCCGAGTTGGATCTTCGCAATCCGGTCACGGCGGTGAAGGCCTTGCAGCAAAAGTTCACCAAACGCAAAGGCGACGAAGGTCTGGGCGCGATGGCCAAGGCTTTCTTGATTCGCAATCCAATGCTGCCGGAAGATTACTTTGAATCACCTGAGGTGGATTCGTTTGTTCGCAAGCTGAACGAAGATAAAGAATTCAGTTTGTTGGAGTGCAATGGCAAGTTCACCGTCGTCGTGCGGACGTTTGAAGGCTACAACACGATCGTGGATGGCAAGAAAGAAAAGAAATTCCAGCCCAGTATGAAGCGTTTGGATCGCATGGCGATGGACGCGGCCAAGATGGTTCGTGCTTTGCGTGCTGAAGGCCAGGAGGCTTACCAGTACCACGACCGGACACGTTCGATCGTGACCATCGGAAGTTTTGATTCATTGGGGCAAGAATTGCCCGGCGGTGGGTTCGAGTACGCTCCGGAAATCAAGTCGATCATGAGCACCTATCGCGCCTTCAACGTTGATCCCAAAATCGCCAGCCAAGTCAATCGTGCGGGTGGCGACGGCGTGGCCGCCAAACACATCGACAACATTCCGTTTGACGTTCAGCCGTTGCCGATCGCGATTCCAAAGATCAGCAAACGCAGTTTCTACAGTGCCGCGGTTGGACGCTGATTTCGATGTTTGATTTGGTCTTGGGTACCGGCAACGCGAAAAAGCTTGTTGAACTTCGCATGATGTTGCCGGAGGACACTGTGTCGTTGACCGCCTTGTCAGAGATTTCCGAATCGATTGACGTGGTGGAAGACGGTGCGACCTTTGCCGAGAACGCGGCCAAGAAAGCCACCGAGCAAGCCAAGCACTTAAACCGCTGGGTGTTGGCCGAGGACAGTGGTTTGTCGGTGGACGCACTGAAAGGTGAGCCCGGCGTGTTTTCAGCTCGGTACGCCGGCACGCATGGTGACGACGAAGCCAACAACGACAAGCTACTTCGTGAGTTGGACGGTGTCCCGCCGGAACGTCGCGGGGCGCAGTTCAATTGCTACTTGTGTTTGTCGGACCCGGCCGGAAATGTTCGGCTCGCGGAGTCCGGGTTTTGCCGAGGGCGAATCGCCAGCGAACGCAGCGGCGGTGCCGGCTTCGGTTACGACCCGCTGTTCATCGTTCCCGAGTATCACAAGACCTTCGGCGAATTGAACCTGACCGTGAAGCGAGCGCTCAGTCATCGCTCGCGAGCGTTGCGGGTCTTCATCCCCAAACTGCTCAAACTGATTCGCTCGCTAGACGAAGCATAACTCTGCGGTCGCGGTGAAGATCTACCAGCTTGTTCGCGGATCGGCCTGGTCGGTGGATCGGCCTGGTCGGTGGATTGGCCTGGTTCGTGGATTGGCTCAGTCGAGTTCGACTTCGGCGTAGGTTTCTTCGCTTTCCCAGAGGCGGACCTTGTAGGCTTCCGCACCGGAGTCGCCGAGGATCTTTGGGCAGACATCTTCGAGAAAATGCTTGGCCATGTTCTCGGCGGTTGGGTTGCTGTCCATCTCGTAGACGCGATGGGGTTCGCTGCTGCGGATCGCGTCCAGGCCGTTTTGGTCTTGGTCCCAAAGCACGAACGTGTGGTCCCAGTTCTCGTCGATCCAGTCCTTGCAGCGATTTTTCAATTGCTTGAAGTCCAGAATGCGTCCCACGGCGTCCTGTTCTTTCCCGGTCACGTAGACCTCCAGGACGTAGTTGTGGCCATGCAAGTTTTGACATTTGCCCTCGTGCCCCACCAAGCGGTGTCCGGCGCAGAAGGTGAAACGACGCATGATTCGAATGGACAAAGAATGGTTCCTGGTTGGTGTGACTGGAGTGACCGCGTGACGCGGTGGAGTTTCTCGGGCGGCTCGCGTGACATTGCCCCCGTGACGCGGACCCGTTTCTATTGTGGGGATGTGTCGAGGGTCCGAGGGGCGTGAGCTATCGCGTTCGAAACTCGGTGGCGTCGTGCCGCGACCGGATGTCGATTCGGGTGGCGGATTGACGAACAGTATGGCCCGAAAGCCGAAAAGGTTTCTGATCCGCGTAGGTTTGTCGACCCCCACAATCCGTCGAACGTGTCCGGCGAAACGAAATGTGCGATTTGAATGGTGCGAATCTGTAGACGATCGCTTGGCGAACGGTCAATTCGTTGCCATAATGAGCGTTCCCCCTTCACTGGAGGTGCTCGCTGTGAATTGAACGATCCTTGGCGTCGCAGGGTTTGCGATGGACGAGGAATGTGCGTTCTCGACCCGAGGCCTTCTCCTTCCTGCCTGCCTATGACGGAGCCCATTCTCGGTGGCCAAGTTTTTGCTTTCCCCTTTGCGTTTGGCCGTTGGATGGGGACTCTCACCCCGGCTGTTAGGAACGATCGCGGTGGTGATGCTCACCCTGCTTCGACTCACGATCGGGTTCCACTTCATCACCGAAGGAGTGGACAAATACAAGGCGGGCAACTGGTCCGCCAAGCCTTTCTTTGCCAACGCGAAAGGTCCTTTTGCGGGGCATTTCCGCCAAATGGTCTGGGACTACGACGGCACCATGCGGTTGGATCTGGAGCAGACCAAAGTCGTTTGGGCCGTCTATCGCGACCGAATTGGCGAGCATTTTGGGTTTGACGAAAAGCAAACAGCAGCGGCGCAAAACAACTACGCCAAAGCGGTCCAGCAATACGAATACGTCATCGAGCTGAATGCCAACGACATCGAGGAGTTCGAACTGGGCCTGGGCCGAGTCGACGATTTGGATGCCGATAGCGTGGCTGGCGGAGTCAGCTCGTTGAGCGGTCAGCGAGAAGCCGTCCGAAAAGAGCTGGCGCAGAAAATTGGTCCTGTGTTCTCGCAAATCGATGCGATTTGGGAGAATTACGAAACCGCACAAAACAAACTGGCAACGCCGGAACAACAGTCCCGCTACCTTGCGTATGAACTGGTGAGGCCGCGTTTGCAAATGATGGACACCAGCGTGATTGATCGCTTGGTGCCTTACTTTGACATGGCAGTGGGTTGGTGTTTGTTGCTGGGGCTTTTCACCCCGGTCGCCGCGTTAGCTGCCGCTGGTTTTCTCGGTTCTGTCTTTTTGAGCCAGTACCCGCCAGAAACGGGGCCGACCTCCAGCAATTATCAGCTGATCGAGTGCATGGCATGCTTCGTGTTGGCCGCCACGGGGGCGGGACGCTTTGCCGGGCTCGATTTCTTTTTGCATCTCATCATCCGAAAATTCTGCGGCAATGACGCCGCCACTGCGTGACCGGGAGTCCACTCAAATGGTAGATAAGCTCAACGCCGATCAAAAAGAAGTCGGCTCACACAATTACTATTCCGCCGTCGGCAGTTACTACGACGTCAACCGTCGCGATTTTCTCCGCGGCATCGTCGCTGCAGGGGCGGTCAGCGGTGCCGGTCTGGGTGCGGCTTACTTTGGATACGGCAAAGTCACCGATCCGGTCCGAGTCGCGGTCATCGGGACGGGGGACGAGGGCAACGTGCTGATCGGTGGTTGCAACCCGGAATATGTTGACGTCAAAGCAATCTGCGACATCCGCCCCTTCAGCCAACACCGAGCGTTCCATGGCGATTGGTCGTCATCCTCGGCTCTGAAGCGTCGGCCTGGATTGATCAGCGTGGCTGGTTACAAGGACGAAGCCGAAGCACGCAAGAACGTGAAGGTCTACGACGGTTCCAACGGCGGCATCATGGCTTGCCTGGACGATCCCGACATCGAAGCGGTGATCATCGCATTGCCGTTGTTCTTGCACGCTCCCGTTGCGGCTCAGGCGATGGAACGTGGCCTGCATGTGCTGACTGAAAAACTGATGGCCCACAACGTGGCACAGTGCAAAGTCATGTCGCGAATGGCGGGTGAAATGGAAGACAAGAATGGCAATCCCATTCACTTGGCGACCGGTCACCAGCGTCACTACAACGTCAAGTATCAAGACGCGATCAACCTGATCCGTTGGGGATTGCTCGGTCAGCTTCACCACATTCGTGCTCAGTGGCACCGTGGCAACGTTCCCGGTGCCGACAGTTGGTCCATGCCGATCCCCGGTGGAGAAATGGTCAATGGCAAGAACTTTGACCGCATCGCGAAAGACATCGCTCACCGTCAGAAGTTGCTGGCGGAGACGACGGATCCCGATGAGATGGTTCGTTTGCAAAACGAGATCGCTCAGTGGACCGCTTGGGACGCTGACAAGAACGTGAATCCGAAGGAATTTGGCTACAACGATTTCTCCGTCGGCGACAAAATGTTCACCGCGATGGAAGAGCTGCATCGTTGGCGATTGTTCGATCGCACCGGTGCGGGTTTGATGGCCGAACTCGGCAGTCACCAACTGGACGCGGTCAGCATCTTCCTCAGCTCGCTCCGCGACGACGGAAAGAAGGTGCATCCACTGAGCGTTCACGCCGTGGGTGGTCGTCACATCATGCCGGTGGATCGCGAAGTCGGCGACCACGTTTACTGCATGTTCGAGTTCCCTGGGCCGGAATACAGCAGCACGTTTGACGTTGGTTATTACGACCGAGTTGAACGCTATCCGAATCCAGACAGCCCCGGCAACGGTCCCGTGGCTGGTTACGACACCGATCCGAACAAGAAAGTTGTTGTGACCTACTCGTCGATCAACGGCAACGGCTTCGGCG containing:
- a CDS encoding HEAT repeat domain-containing protein, yielding MIATFLLRNRFLRLVCLTLVLTHAAGCTSLWNRNKDDDSKNPQLSKLLKVPDPPDLVREAAIPHGMQSVRINGVAVVNALPNTGGPALPSSFREMLLEEMKRNEIPNPNEFLEQTDTALVQVRGVIPPGARRGDVIDLEILTPPKTEATDLHGGWLLDTRMRHQKVLDSAIRSSDVLAIATGPVLTRADHEGDEDGALRVQGSVLSGGMIQNDRKLGLVLRPDYQHVKMSAAIAQAINARFYFFDGTTRRGIAEPIEDDFIELDVHPRYRNNVARLMTVVRAIGVAPESSGTQIRLTKLGEQMKNPAKAADAALQLEGLGEPAIPTLIEAVGSSNPELRFYAAEALAYLDREEAIDPLIAAAQSEPAFRAPALKALEDMDHHNVVDGLKRLLDSPSLETRYGGFATLRDRKDTKHSLAGQNLRGTYRLYQIPSKASASVVVSLHRKPEIVLFGDVQPLKIDTFFLGPSGIMIRKVAESGQLRISRFQAGKDDAFAEVDNSLAGILEGLTEVGGGYGDAIALLRMAKTKGILADQLAFDPLPKHMRTYYRDDADGDSEKDNGETSPADEDS
- a CDS encoding c-type cytochrome — its product is MTQFVQRKPAYPFVIFVSRRWGWCVWLVCLVCSLNVSAGGFAKQKTAVTQSTVETQFTVEQTGDVEPGDVEQRDAIRRGWEVLTELPLLPGDFSQEVIDDIWRSWPPEARAKAAQASLEERQRLIYQRYGLSPRPTLRVESSETGDLVARFDLDESVLRKGNQPNYPGPPMQYVVDEDGQWTMNCLSCHGGSVYGVPTPGAPNNRYALQTLTEEVRSTKFRMGKPLGRMELGSMVIPLGTTNGTTNAVVFGMGLMHYRDANLNVVQRTPVSFTHHDMDAPPWWHFHKRPYLYIDGFAQKGHRGLMQFTLVPENGPDFYRDNEDHFRDVFAFLSALRPPKYEGPIDEDLAETGRHLFNDNCSRCHGTYGAGGDYPNQMVPIDEIGTDPVRFEALTVAGRQTYADSWFARDAKGVRQETLVDPEGYVAPPLDGVWASPPYFHNGSVPTLWHVLHPEDRPQLWRRVDESMDEERVGFKIELAEKVPLTQPDVQVRRSYFDTSRVGKSAKGHDYPNELTEPEKQAVLEYLKTL
- the rdgB gene encoding RdgB/HAM1 family non-canonical purine NTP pyrophosphatase is translated as MFDLVLGTGNAKKLVELRMMLPEDTVSLTALSEISESIDVVEDGATFAENAAKKATEQAKHLNRWVLAEDSGLSVDALKGEPGVFSARYAGTHGDDEANNDKLLRELDGVPPERRGAQFNCYLCLSDPAGNVRLAESGFCRGRIASERSGGAGFGYDPLFIVPEYHKTFGELNLTVKRALSHRSRALRVFIPKLLKLIRSLDEA
- the queD gene encoding 6-carboxytetrahydropterin synthase QueD is translated as MRRFTFCAGHRLVGHEGKCQNLHGHNYVLEVYVTGKEQDAVGRILDFKQLKNRCKDWIDENWDHTFVLWDQDQNGLDAIRSSEPHRVYEMDSNPTAENMAKHFLEDVCPKILGDSGAEAYKVRLWESEETYAEVELD
- a CDS encoding DoxX family protein, which produces MAKFLLSPLRLAVGWGLSPRLLGTIAVVMLTLLRLTIGFHFITEGVDKYKAGNWSAKPFFANAKGPFAGHFRQMVWDYDGTMRLDLEQTKVVWAVYRDRIGEHFGFDEKQTAAAQNNYAKAVQQYEYVIELNANDIEEFELGLGRVDDLDADSVAGGVSSLSGQREAVRKELAQKIGPVFSQIDAIWENYETAQNKLATPEQQSRYLAYELVRPRLQMMDTSVIDRLVPYFDMAVGWCLLLGLFTPVAALAAAGFLGSVFLSQYPPETGPTSSNYQLIECMACFVLAATGAGRFAGLDFFLHLIIRKFCGNDAATA
- a CDS encoding Gfo/Idh/MocA family protein — protein: MVDKLNADQKEVGSHNYYSAVGSYYDVNRRDFLRGIVAAGAVSGAGLGAAYFGYGKVTDPVRVAVIGTGDEGNVLIGGCNPEYVDVKAICDIRPFSQHRAFHGDWSSSSALKRRPGLISVAGYKDEAEARKNVKVYDGSNGGIMACLDDPDIEAVIIALPLFLHAPVAAQAMERGLHVLTEKLMAHNVAQCKVMSRMAGEMEDKNGNPIHLATGHQRHYNVKYQDAINLIRWGLLGQLHHIRAQWHRGNVPGADSWSMPIPGGEMVNGKNFDRIAKDIAHRQKLLAETTDPDEMVRLQNEIAQWTAWDADKNVNPKEFGYNDFSVGDKMFTAMEELHRWRLFDRTGAGLMAELGSHQLDAVSIFLSSLRDDGKKVHPLSVHAVGGRHIMPVDREVGDHVYCMFEFPGPEYSSTFDVGYYDRVERYPNPDSPGNGPVAGYDTDPNKKVVVTYSSINGNGFGGWGEVVMGTKGTLILDKETDVYLYRNSDTSSKVGVAKKDAGFALDTSASGDYAAPVAQAASAGPVSRGYREEIEHWAYCIRNPDGENRPRCYPEVAMGDAVIALGTNVALKRSAKGESGYLKFEEEWFDIDSDATPDDSDIKTETEFMKKPVA